One genomic region from Nitrospira sp. encodes:
- a CDS encoding SpoIIE family protein phosphatase gives MPIPVKVSTPRNAEASEPQTVLVVDDEPTARVALAARLKRLGYRVIEAGDGKAGLEVLRRERPDLTILDWLMPEMDGPSFCELVRRDPELLSSQILMMTSHDQPEQIAEGLARGADDFLSKAASKYEITARVQAGMRTATLIRRLEDVTEEIRTKQEALERELQSAARYVETLLPASGTVVPGVQMVRAYRPSLTLGGDLFNIVQWSDDFLGLYLLDASGHGVSPALRSASISTFLRRDSLLHHVGSNDPGAVLTEANKQFPLTENGHYFTIVFASLDLRCRTLSYATAGHNGVLLHRRSGGTCWMAQPNLPLGFDSSTTYVAAELPITPGDRLYLLSDGLYEVPDPSGELWGQARLDETIRGLGEQPLAEVVSGTIAEAIRWQGHEQFPDDVALMGVEIAV, from the coding sequence ATGCCGATTCCAGTGAAGGTATCAACTCCTCGAAATGCCGAAGCGTCGGAACCGCAAACTGTGTTGGTCGTGGACGATGAGCCTACCGCACGGGTGGCGTTGGCGGCTCGACTCAAACGGCTCGGGTATCGGGTGATCGAAGCCGGAGACGGAAAGGCGGGGTTGGAAGTGCTCCGCCGCGAGCGACCAGATCTGACCATCTTGGATTGGCTGATGCCGGAAATGGATGGCCCATCCTTCTGTGAACTGGTTCGTCGAGATCCTGAGCTGCTGTCGAGTCAAATCCTCATGATGACCAGCCACGACCAGCCGGAGCAGATCGCCGAAGGACTGGCGCGAGGCGCCGACGATTTTCTCAGCAAGGCCGCCAGCAAGTACGAAATCACGGCACGTGTTCAGGCGGGCATGCGCACGGCGACCTTGATCCGAAGGCTTGAGGATGTGACGGAGGAAATTCGGACAAAGCAGGAGGCGCTTGAACGGGAACTTCAGTCCGCTGCCCGCTATGTCGAAACGCTGCTCCCAGCCTCGGGGACAGTTGTTCCCGGTGTGCAGATGGTTCGCGCCTATCGGCCTTCTCTCACCTTGGGCGGGGATCTCTTCAACATCGTTCAATGGAGCGACGACTTCTTGGGGCTATATCTGCTGGATGCGTCCGGCCACGGTGTTTCGCCGGCCTTACGATCAGCCTCAATTTCAACCTTCCTGCGAAGAGACAGCTTGCTGCACCATGTCGGCTCGAATGACCCGGGTGCCGTCCTGACGGAAGCGAATAAACAATTCCCTCTCACAGAAAATGGACATTACTTCACGATCGTGTTCGCGAGCCTCGACCTCCGGTGCCGTACACTGTCTTACGCGACAGCCGGCCACAACGGGGTGCTCCTTCATCGCCGGTCTGGCGGGACTTGTTGGATGGCCCAACCGAATTTGCCGCTTGGTTTCGATAGCTCGACAACCTACGTCGCGGCGGAGCTTCCGATCACCCCTGGTGACCGTCTGTATCTGCTCAGCGACGGTCTCTACGAAGTGCCGGATCCGTCCGGCGAACTATGGGGGCAAGCGCGCTTAGACGAGACGATTCGCGGGTTGGGTGAACAACCCCTGGCCGAGGTGGTGTCAGGGACCATCGCGGAGGCCATTCGATGGCAGGGGCATGAACAATTTCCAGATGATGTTGCGTTGATGGGTGTGGAAATAGCCGTGTGA
- a CDS encoding Hpt domain-containing protein, with protein sequence MNLHSIFNLDEALARLDDDRETLQLMIELFMEHGPKDLAEAQAALSAGNAAGVARSSHRLKGAILQFCAPAALQACKELEESAKVDNLAQGGRLYATLEQEFQRLLAALCQVRDKGIAA encoded by the coding sequence ATGAACCTACACTCAATCTTCAACCTGGATGAAGCCCTCGCTCGTTTGGATGACGATCGAGAGACGCTCCAGCTGATGATCGAATTGTTCATGGAGCATGGTCCGAAGGACTTGGCGGAAGCTCAGGCGGCTCTCAGCGCCGGGAATGCTGCGGGTGTGGCGCGATCCAGTCACCGCTTGAAGGGCGCTATATTACAGTTTTGCGCTCCCGCCGCCCTTCAAGCCTGCAAAGAATTGGAAGAGTCGGCGAAAGTAGACAATCTGGCGCAGGGGGGGCGGCTCTATGCCACGTTGGAGCAGGAGTTCCAACGTCTTCTGGCTGCACTCTGTCAGGTGCGCGACAAAGGAATTGCCGCATGA
- a CDS encoding response regulator: MNIPTTSEHLLVIDPCPDTQARIAEQLQGRGFSVVAASDPTTALTTIDMAAPDIVITDLFLPEATGLTLLKELKARHELCPVIVMAEDAPEPMIVQALRVGAADYLHKPVTEEELAHALQRARHLLPGDLADIPGLYRSEYRLTVDSDPTHIPGVISWLIKTTASTLPPIRRLHLRGALQELLFNAVEHGNLEIVYREKQEALADGRYEQLLAHRLAQTRLRDRRVIMHVLHDKDANSLAYRITDEGKGFKWRSLLTRSQELCEAEDTNGRGIFLARSFFPCLAYNERGNEVTITVSLD; encoded by the coding sequence ATGAACATACCCACGACGTCTGAGCATCTCTTGGTGATCGATCCCTGTCCGGATACTCAGGCGCGTATTGCAGAACAGTTGCAAGGTAGAGGGTTTTCTGTCGTTGCGGCGTCCGATCCGACCACCGCGTTGACCACGATCGACATGGCGGCACCGGATATTGTGATCACCGACCTGTTTCTTCCTGAGGCAACGGGCCTGACCTTGCTCAAGGAGCTCAAGGCCAGGCATGAACTCTGTCCGGTGATCGTCATGGCGGAGGATGCACCGGAACCGATGATCGTACAGGCACTTCGGGTCGGAGCCGCCGACTATTTGCACAAGCCCGTGACCGAAGAAGAGCTGGCGCATGCGTTGCAGCGCGCTCGGCATCTCCTGCCCGGAGACCTCGCGGATATTCCGGGACTCTATCGATCAGAATATCGACTGACCGTCGATTCCGACCCGACCCATATCCCAGGGGTGATCTCCTGGCTGATCAAGACGACGGCCTCGACCCTGCCTCCTATCCGACGGCTGCACCTTCGCGGAGCGCTACAAGAATTGCTCTTTAACGCTGTTGAACATGGGAATCTCGAGATCGTCTACCGGGAAAAGCAGGAAGCTCTCGCAGACGGCCGCTATGAGCAATTGCTGGCTCACCGACTCGCTCAAACTCGGCTGAGAGATCGTCGGGTGATCATGCATGTGCTTCACGATAAGGATGCAAACAGTCTGGCGTACCGGATCACCGATGAGGGCAAGGGCTTCAAATGGCGGAGCCTGCTCACGCGATCCCAAGAGCTCTGTGAGGCGGAAGACACGAACGGGCGGGGGATCTTTTTGGCCCGATCGTTCTTTCCCTGCTTGGCGTACAACGAGCGGGGCAATGAGGTGACGATCACGGTGTCGCTCGATTAG
- the gspK gene encoding type II secretion system minor pseudopilin GspK, whose amino-acid sequence MPRADERGIALLLALLVLTILTALILEFDAEARREYRAAAAFRDDYKAGMLTRAAVQAARAVLLQDLLREKMTGQKYDGPTDIWAMPIKNYAIGDGFLTAQIQDETGKFNLNDLASTSGGDIAQKKKILRAKRLFELLRVSPNLVDALIDWMDQDEVPQPAGAESLYYQSLRPPYRSPNSPLPGLGDLRLIKGFTPEIIERISPYVTVFPQEGGIPMNVNTADPIVLQTLDPSVTQSVALEIVQGRPYKTKVELDRVGSFQEIGRTLRSDYDIKSDYFSARLTVTVNETTKTALAILKRDAGKGESTVEYLRLL is encoded by the coding sequence ATGCCAAGAGCTGACGAACGAGGCATCGCACTGCTCTTGGCACTCCTGGTTCTGACGATCCTTACCGCCCTTATCCTTGAGTTCGATGCGGAAGCACGCCGTGAATATCGAGCCGCAGCCGCCTTTCGGGACGATTATAAGGCAGGCATGTTGACCCGCGCCGCTGTACAGGCTGCTCGAGCCGTACTGCTGCAGGACCTCTTGCGTGAAAAGATGACGGGGCAGAAATACGACGGGCCGACCGATATCTGGGCCATGCCGATCAAGAATTATGCGATCGGAGACGGGTTTCTGACCGCGCAGATCCAGGATGAGACGGGGAAATTCAATTTGAACGACCTCGCGTCGACGTCGGGAGGTGACATTGCACAGAAGAAGAAGATCCTTCGAGCCAAACGATTATTCGAACTGCTCAGGGTCAGCCCAAATCTGGTCGATGCTCTCATCGATTGGATGGATCAGGATGAAGTGCCCCAGCCAGCCGGTGCCGAGAGCCTCTACTACCAATCGTTGAGACCGCCTTATCGGTCCCCGAATAGCCCGTTACCCGGGCTGGGAGATCTGCGGCTCATCAAGGGGTTCACGCCGGAGATCATCGAGCGGATCTCTCCCTATGTGACGGTCTTTCCACAAGAAGGAGGAATCCCGATGAATGTCAACACCGCTGATCCCATCGTCCTTCAGACGCTGGATCCGAGCGTCACCCAATCCGTCGCACTGGAGATCGTCCAAGGACGCCCCTACAAGACGAAAGTGGAACTCGATCGAGTCGGGAGCTTCCAAGAGATCGGTCGGACACTAAGAAGCGATTACGATATCAAATCGGACTATTTCTCCGCGCGCCTTACCGTCACCGTGAATGAAACGACCAAAACCGCATTGGCCATACTGAAGCGAGATGCCGGCAAGGGGGAGAGCACTGTCGAATACCTGCGGCTGCTCTAA
- the gspM gene encoding type II secretion system protein GspM, with the protein MTQGFRERWRQMSQRERILVLAGGIVFGLSLLFVLIVDPLLDTLDRLDRQEVRKQKDLAELATLGQAYLVKRDRLAKTESRMPGADSHFSLLTFMEEAATTAHVRERITGMQPHQQSLAQGYEETAVDLRLDGIQLPDLLALLVAIDQAPYDVHVRHLQIRPKFDNPVNIDATVRVLSYAKS; encoded by the coding sequence ATGACGCAGGGTTTCCGGGAACGTTGGCGCCAGATGTCGCAGCGTGAACGCATCCTCGTTCTGGCGGGCGGGATCGTGTTTGGTCTCAGTCTCCTCTTTGTCCTGATCGTCGACCCTCTGTTGGACACCCTGGATCGCCTCGATCGCCAGGAGGTGCGGAAGCAGAAAGACCTGGCCGAATTGGCGACGTTGGGTCAAGCGTATCTCGTCAAACGGGACCGCTTGGCAAAAACCGAAAGCCGCATGCCGGGAGCCGACAGCCATTTCTCCCTGCTGACGTTCATGGAGGAAGCGGCCACCACCGCCCATGTGCGCGAACGCATCACCGGCATGCAGCCTCACCAACAATCGTTGGCACAAGGCTACGAGGAAACAGCCGTCGATCTCCGATTGGATGGCATCCAATTGCCCGACTTGTTGGCATTGCTCGTGGCCATCGATCAAGCCCCGTATGATGTTCACGTTCGCCATCTGCAGATCCGCCCGAAATTCGATAATCCGGTCAATATCGACGCTACCGTTCGGGTCTTGAGTTATGCCAAGAGCTGA
- the pilM gene encoding pilus assembly protein PilM, translating into MAIVNECVGLDIGQTGLKAVRFRRRLSGRETIDYFQHPMPFSRPEDLDPARRVKSLRGFLWQNGLYGTDRLVTAIPCQDLFVRTLSFPFKDSTKLAQVVPFEVENLVPMPLEDLAVGSLVLPPGPTAEGTLRESKGSEVLVTAAPRDKVAEHLRFLAQADVEPSAINVDAMALFSVTQYLREEGAAVPQDLAIIDVGASKTTLCLVQGGRPLVLRTILWGGNDLTHALAVRHACSFADAERRKRTMAVDQVDSLLEPILKELRITLQAHLGNERSRLTHCWVCGGGAKLQEIGEYISRQLGLYPVGPRQGFGAETPRAFSIAFGLAIHPKIIRPRWRFTSSPMELALDLKGVADAASSDRGTTKQDRRLAIAAGLVIAVLVIIDFSIHFMLHSQRVARLKTALHSQYEQFFGAGAAPGEELDQAQYRIGVLDKALGVVDTADGNVLRTLSTFVKQLPPGTMVKVRELTVDGAAILMEGETTSFDAVERLKQTFASSPQLKDVAVTETRVGAGPNQVVFRITVTVEKS; encoded by the coding sequence ATGGCCATCGTAAACGAATGTGTCGGGCTGGACATCGGACAAACGGGCTTGAAGGCCGTGCGTTTCCGCCGCCGCCTGAGCGGGCGCGAAACCATCGATTACTTCCAACATCCCATGCCGTTTTCCCGCCCCGAGGACCTCGATCCGGCTCGACGTGTGAAGTCGCTGCGTGGATTCCTCTGGCAAAACGGACTCTATGGCACAGACCGGTTGGTGACCGCGATTCCTTGCCAGGACCTTTTCGTCAGAACTTTGTCCTTTCCCTTCAAGGATTCAACCAAGCTCGCCCAAGTCGTCCCTTTTGAAGTCGAGAATCTCGTTCCGATGCCGCTCGAAGACCTTGCGGTCGGAAGCCTGGTGTTGCCGCCGGGACCCACGGCGGAAGGCACGCTCCGCGAGAGTAAGGGTTCGGAAGTCCTGGTCACAGCCGCACCAAGAGACAAGGTCGCGGAGCATCTCCGGTTTCTGGCCCAAGCCGATGTGGAGCCCTCGGCAATCAATGTCGATGCCATGGCCCTCTTCTCCGTGACTCAATACCTTCGAGAAGAAGGAGCGGCCGTCCCGCAAGACCTGGCCATCATCGACGTCGGAGCATCGAAGACGACGCTCTGCCTCGTGCAGGGAGGACGTCCCCTGGTCCTTCGGACGATTCTGTGGGGCGGCAACGATCTGACGCATGCCTTGGCCGTCCGGCACGCCTGTAGTTTCGCAGACGCAGAACGTCGGAAGCGCACGATGGCCGTGGATCAGGTGGACAGTCTGTTGGAACCGATCCTAAAGGAACTCCGCATCACCTTGCAGGCCCATCTGGGAAACGAGCGCAGCCGCTTGACGCACTGTTGGGTATGCGGAGGGGGGGCCAAGCTGCAAGAGATCGGCGAGTATATCTCCCGACAATTGGGACTCTACCCGGTGGGACCTCGGCAGGGGTTCGGAGCTGAAACCCCACGGGCATTTTCCATCGCGTTCGGCTTGGCGATTCACCCAAAGATCATCCGGCCGCGATGGCGATTCACATCGTCTCCCATGGAGCTCGCGCTCGACCTCAAAGGCGTGGCCGACGCCGCCTCGTCGGACCGCGGCACGACCAAACAAGACCGCCGCCTGGCGATCGCCGCCGGTCTAGTCATTGCCGTCCTGGTGATCATAGATTTCTCGATTCACTTCATGCTACACAGCCAGCGGGTCGCTCGGCTCAAAACTGCGCTGCACAGCCAGTATGAGCAATTCTTCGGAGCGGGTGCCGCTCCCGGGGAAGAGCTCGATCAAGCGCAGTACCGCATCGGAGTCCTGGACAAAGCCCTCGGCGTCGTCGATACCGCCGACGGCAACGTGTTGCGCACACTCTCGACCTTCGTGAAACAACTCCCGCCTGGAACAATGGTGAAGGTGCGCGAGCTGACCGTAGACGGAGCAGCCATTCTCATGGAGGGTGAGACCACCTCCTTCGACGCCGTGGAACGACTCAAACAAACTTTCGCATCAAGCCCCCAATTGAAGGATGTCGCGGTGACGGAAACCCGAGTGGGCGCAGGCCCCAATCAAGTCGTGTTTCGAATTACCGTCACGGTGGAGAAATCATGA
- the gspN gene encoding type II secretion system protein GspN has product MGDNRHIMTIKWPEAWREILAWTVAGITILVLSLVATFPYGLLQARVVAELMRATGMEIRVADWTVRLPLGLEWRNVTLTQQNWTPIQLAVLEAKLGVMKALSGTLGLDVVAKLNETSSPTGLAKGTVTTSSLSLAGPVTIKGQVQQVDLSKLLRRYVTHGTLNGDFSHRVDSGQTTVTTMKGEGMWTAEATDLVIDQIPLGNGRTLSLTFSKVSAGLACRDLRCDVTQLKGEGIDCLFTSEGHITIQQPMQQSQLNLTVTVIPGPGFASKAGALGFPSLPPGTPMTVKIVGTLAQARIAL; this is encoded by the coding sequence ATGGGTGACAATCGGCACATCATGACCATCAAATGGCCCGAAGCATGGCGAGAGATCCTAGCTTGGACGGTAGCAGGAATCACCATCTTGGTGTTGTCCTTGGTGGCGACCTTTCCGTACGGCCTGCTCCAGGCGCGGGTGGTTGCAGAACTCATGAGAGCGACCGGCATGGAAATCCGAGTTGCCGATTGGACCGTGAGGCTTCCGTTAGGCCTTGAATGGCGGAACGTTACCTTGACTCAACAGAACTGGACCCCCATCCAATTGGCGGTGCTGGAGGCCAAACTCGGAGTCATGAAAGCGTTGAGCGGCACGCTTGGGCTCGATGTCGTTGCAAAGCTGAATGAGACCTCTTCCCCGACAGGTCTCGCCAAAGGCACCGTCACCACCTCGTCCCTTTCCTTGGCGGGCCCCGTCACGATCAAGGGGCAGGTTCAACAAGTGGATCTTTCCAAATTGCTCCGTCGCTACGTCACGCACGGCACGCTCAACGGAGATTTTTCCCATCGAGTCGACTCCGGCCAGACGACCGTCACCACGATGAAGGGGGAAGGCATGTGGACGGCCGAGGCGACAGACTTGGTGATCGATCAGATTCCCCTTGGAAACGGACGAACCCTGTCGCTCACTTTCAGCAAGGTTTCGGCAGGACTCGCGTGCCGAGACCTCCGCTGCGACGTCACGCAACTGAAGGGAGAAGGCATCGATTGCCTCTTTACGAGCGAAGGACACATCACCATCCAGCAACCAATGCAACAGAGCCAATTGAATCTCACGGTGACGGTCATCCCAGGCCCTGGATTTGCTTCGAAGGCTGGAGCACTGGGCTTTCCCTCGCTACCTCCGGGAACACCCATGACCGTCAAGATTGTAGGAACCTTGGCACAGGCGAGGATTGCATTGTAA
- a CDS encoding type II secretion system protein GspJ, translating into MSLPDVSLFKSQAGFTLVEVLVAVALLGMVGAMVFGSLVMTTNAVEAGRDHAAKEQAIRRILRLMAEEVSLSKRNTMYPWVGTNGTQDGQPADILAILAMSQELSTSAAKESETVRVVYTRERDRLIRFVRRNLYTVTDTNESLDQMELADRVQAFNIRYYDDQNRIWIDEWPAVTKIPKALLIEVTFQYPDADPWTVREWVTIGTS; encoded by the coding sequence ATGTCTTTGCCGGACGTCTCACTTTTTAAATCCCAAGCGGGCTTTACGCTCGTCGAAGTCTTGGTGGCCGTAGCCTTGTTGGGCATGGTCGGCGCCATGGTCTTTGGGTCGCTCGTCATGACAACGAACGCCGTGGAAGCCGGACGAGACCATGCGGCAAAGGAACAAGCGATCAGAAGAATTTTGCGTCTCATGGCCGAGGAAGTCTCCCTCAGCAAACGCAACACCATGTACCCTTGGGTGGGAACGAACGGGACGCAAGACGGGCAACCGGCCGACATCCTGGCCATCCTGGCGATGAGTCAAGAATTGAGCACTTCGGCCGCCAAGGAAAGCGAAACCGTTCGCGTGGTCTATACGCGTGAACGTGATCGGCTGATTCGGTTCGTCCGCCGGAATCTCTATACGGTCACCGATACCAATGAGTCGCTGGATCAGATGGAACTGGCCGATCGAGTCCAGGCCTTCAATATCCGCTATTACGACGACCAGAACCGGATCTGGATCGACGAATGGCCGGCGGTCACCAAAATCCCCAAGGCTTTGTTAATCGAAGTGACGTTTCAATACCCCGACGCCGACCCCTGGACGGTACGGGAATGGGTGACAATCGGCACATCATGA
- a CDS encoding prepilin-type N-terminal cleavage/methylation domain-containing protein, giving the protein MDQVRDRTKSDESGFTLLEVLLAIALLAIALPILLGLRNFDLELQERASELTAATLLAQEKLLETELSGQYAIGENTGEFLNIPLGAQMTMQTVPRAVGYKWKRTIAPTPLELIREIRIKVSWLRGELEEAVEVSTYVFAGRLTF; this is encoded by the coding sequence ATGGACCAAGTTAGAGACCGAACCAAGTCCGATGAAAGCGGATTCACGTTGCTCGAAGTGCTGCTGGCCATCGCCTTGCTGGCCATCGCACTCCCGATTCTCCTTGGCCTCAGAAATTTCGACCTGGAGCTCCAAGAGAGAGCATCCGAACTGACCGCCGCCACGCTGTTGGCCCAAGAGAAACTCCTCGAAACCGAGCTCTCGGGACAGTATGCCATCGGGGAAAACACCGGAGAATTTCTCAACATCCCGCTTGGGGCACAAATGACCATGCAAACAGTCCCGAGAGCGGTCGGGTACAAATGGAAGCGTACGATCGCACCCACCCCGCTGGAGCTGATTCGAGAGATTCGGATCAAGGTCTCGTGGCTGCGGGGAGAACTGGAAGAAGCGGTAGAGGTCAGCACGTATGTCTTTGCCGGACGTCTCACTTTTTAA
- a CDS encoding prepilin-type N-terminal cleavage/methylation domain-containing protein, which produces MGTGYRTSSIEHSGQARWPLSSHALRLTPYPPPLTPHPLPASAGFTILEMLIVLFLLTMVVVVVFPRFSLDEDLSSTGRKLVGVLRTFQGLATTSQQPLKLYLDLDQGTYWMMMVEGKEERLPLDPGWKTPRSLPESIRLTEVSVGQDKHFSGRVDVSFFANGRIEPVTMYLMDAKNNLLGLAVDSLTGGIRVSDERLDPPPNQIIPDRVRPLLKPTKQAGAGAPPRGLFPTQQ; this is translated from the coding sequence ATGGGTACCGGCTACCGAACATCGAGCATCGAGCATTCGGGTCAAGCGCGATGGCCGCTTTCCTCTCACGCCTTGCGCCTTACCCCTTACCCCCCGCCCCTCACCCCTCACCCCTTACCCGCTTCAGCAGGCTTCACCATCCTGGAAATGCTGATCGTCCTGTTTCTCTTGACCATGGTCGTGGTGGTCGTTTTCCCTCGGTTCAGTCTCGACGAAGATCTGAGCTCCACAGGACGGAAACTGGTCGGTGTCCTTCGAACCTTTCAAGGACTGGCGACCACAAGCCAACAACCCCTGAAGCTCTACCTCGATTTGGATCAGGGAACCTACTGGATGATGATGGTGGAGGGGAAAGAAGAACGGCTTCCGCTCGATCCCGGCTGGAAGACACCTCGTTCGCTGCCTGAATCGATTCGATTGACGGAAGTCTCCGTCGGACAAGACAAACATTTTTCCGGACGAGTCGATGTATCCTTCTTCGCCAACGGGCGGATCGAGCCGGTCACGATGTACCTGATGGATGCGAAAAATAATCTCCTGGGGCTGGCGGTCGATTCTTTGACGGGAGGAATTCGGGTCAGCGACGAACGTCTCGACCCTCCTCCGAACCAGATCATCCCCGACCGGGTCCGACCTCTGTTGAAGCCGACCAAGCAAGCAGGAGCAGGAGCGCCGCCGAGAGGGTTGTTTCCAACTCAACAGTAG
- the gspG gene encoding type II secretion system major pseudopilin GspG: protein MKRDKGGLTMTDPEKQCPSTTHIGETNRLLRFVACLSQRTSAHSAGFTFIEIMVVVAILAILAALVVPRIMGRTDDAKRTAAKVQIRNIEGALQLYKLDNGVYPTTEQGLKALIEKPSVGVVPKKWKIGGYLPKLPEDPWGNPYKYLSPVQKGEYKVEYEVTSLGTDGEVGGEGVNADITNWNLDKE, encoded by the coding sequence GTGAAACGAGATAAAGGGGGACTCACGATGACTGATCCGGAAAAGCAGTGCCCGTCTACCACACACATCGGTGAAACCAATCGACTGCTTCGCTTCGTCGCCTGCCTAAGCCAGCGGACATCGGCACACTCCGCCGGCTTTACATTCATCGAGATCATGGTCGTCGTGGCTATTTTGGCCATTCTCGCGGCCCTGGTCGTCCCGCGCATCATGGGCAGAACGGATGATGCCAAGCGCACGGCGGCCAAAGTCCAGATTCGAAACATCGAGGGAGCGCTGCAACTCTACAAATTGGATAACGGTGTCTATCCCACCACAGAACAGGGCCTCAAGGCGCTCATTGAAAAGCCATCCGTCGGTGTGGTCCCGAAGAAATGGAAAATCGGAGGATACCTCCCCAAACTTCCCGAAGATCCTTGGGGAAATCCGTACAAGTATCTTAGCCCGGTCCAAAAAGGAGAGTACAAAGTGGAATATGAGGTCACCTCTCTCGGGACGGACGGCGAGGTTGGCGGGGAAGGCGTGAACGCCGATATCACCAATTGGAATCTCGACAAAGAATAG
- the gspF gene encoding type II secretion system inner membrane protein GspF — protein sequence MPVYQYQGYRSDGGSTTGIIDAENVKVARLKLRKEGVYPTDVVEQGQAPSRTRDKPHGRTERSIGRSATFTANDLALMTRQFATLLVAGLPLIEALGVLVDQAEKKSIKGLLADLREQIRGGKALSAVLETYEKDFSPIYVHMVRAGEASGALDQILFRLAEFLEKQLALRNKVTNAMLYPIIMLVIGSVILFFLITFVVPKITLVFAQQKQALPWPTVALMSVSQFFADYWMLLMGLILGGLYATRRFVRTGAGRMMADRLILKFPLIGDVARMVSISRLTSTLSTMLASGVQLLDAMDVSKRVMNNRVLEETVETARQNIREGETIADPLKRSGEFPALVTHMIAVGEKSGEMEEMLRRVSQIYDGEVERVIARLTSLMEPIMILAMGAVVLFIVVAILLPIFEMGQMVH from the coding sequence ATGCCGGTCTATCAATACCAGGGCTACCGGAGCGATGGCGGATCCACGACAGGGATCATCGACGCGGAGAACGTCAAAGTCGCCCGACTCAAACTGAGGAAAGAAGGCGTCTATCCGACCGATGTCGTCGAGCAAGGCCAAGCGCCGAGTCGAACGCGAGACAAACCTCACGGCCGCACCGAACGATCCATCGGTCGATCGGCCACCTTCACCGCAAACGATCTGGCCCTGATGACCAGACAGTTTGCGACACTGCTCGTGGCCGGACTCCCGTTGATCGAAGCCCTCGGCGTCTTGGTGGACCAAGCGGAGAAGAAATCCATCAAGGGTCTGCTGGCCGATCTCCGGGAACAAATCCGTGGAGGTAAAGCCTTGAGTGCTGTCTTGGAGACCTACGAAAAGGACTTTTCTCCCATCTATGTGCATATGGTACGGGCCGGTGAGGCCAGTGGAGCGCTGGATCAGATCTTGTTCCGACTCGCGGAGTTCTTGGAGAAACAGCTCGCCCTGAGAAACAAGGTCACCAATGCGATGCTCTACCCCATTATCATGCTCGTGATCGGATCGGTCATCCTTTTTTTCCTCATTACGTTTGTCGTCCCCAAGATTACGCTCGTGTTTGCTCAACAGAAACAAGCACTGCCATGGCCGACGGTTGCCTTGATGTCGGTCAGCCAGTTCTTTGCAGACTATTGGATGCTATTGATGGGGCTCATACTCGGAGGCCTCTATGCGACGCGGCGCTTCGTCCGGACCGGCGCCGGTCGGATGATGGCGGACCGGTTGATCCTAAAATTTCCATTGATCGGAGACGTCGCGCGAATGGTGTCGATTTCCAGGCTCACCAGCACCCTGTCTACGATGTTGGCCAGCGGAGTGCAATTGCTCGACGCGATGGATGTCTCGAAGCGTGTCATGAACAATAGGGTCCTTGAAGAAACGGTCGAAACAGCACGGCAGAACATCCGCGAGGGGGAGACGATCGCCGATCCGTTAAAACGGAGCGGCGAATTTCCGGCCTTGGTCACCCATATGATCGCCGTCGGTGAAAAAAGCGGTGAAATGGAGGAGATGTTGCGCCGCGTAAGTCAAATATACGACGGCGAAGTGGAGCGGGTCATCGCCCGCTTGACCTCGCTCATGGAGCCGATCATGATCCTGGCCATGGGTGCCGTCGTCCTCTTCATCGTCGTCGCGATCCTGTTACCCATCTTCGAGATGGGGCAGATGGTCCATTGA